A single genomic interval of Stieleria maiorica harbors:
- the tssE gene encoding type VI secretion system baseplate subunit TssE: MSRVPNDRPLIPSVLDRLIDWEPHNRTEAPMNRTQVLQQMKESVGRDLQSLLNTRCRATSWPDDLKELDRSLFAYGIPDCVGINTGSREQQEMLRRMILRSIETFEPRLINIQVRLADTSDPTDRALRFRIDAMLKVDPAPEPVIYDSKLDATSGDFSVRGVRR, encoded by the coding sequence ATGTCGCGTGTCCCCAATGACCGCCCCCTGATCCCCAGCGTGCTCGATCGGCTGATCGATTGGGAGCCCCACAACCGGACCGAAGCGCCGATGAACCGGACGCAGGTGTTGCAGCAGATGAAAGAGAGCGTGGGCCGCGATCTGCAATCATTGTTGAACACACGCTGTCGCGCCACCAGTTGGCCCGATGACCTGAAGGAACTGGATCGTTCGCTGTTCGCATACGGCATTCCCGACTGCGTCGGCATCAATACCGGATCGCGGGAACAGCAAGAGATGCTGCGTCGCATGATCTTGCGGTCGATCGAAACCTTTGAACCTCGCTTGATCAACATTCAGGTCCGGCTGGCCGACACCAGCGACCCGACCGATCGGGCACTGCGGTTTCGAATCGACGCGATGTTGAAAGTCGACCCCGCTCCCGAGCCGGTGATTTATGACAGTAAACTGGATGCGACCAGTGGGGATTTTTCCGTGCGTGGAGTTCGCCGATGA
- a CDS encoding type VI secretion system accessory protein TagJ codes for MTNTPMELYEAGRLSEAVDASLAMVKAKPADVGLRFQLAELSCIAGNLDRADKQLDTVSNQDAQAAIGAALLRQLVRAELARRECFFKGRVPEFLGEPSEKLKAHLQALTLYRSGDVPGAAAAIEPLVETANLNQPVQVNDKQVDDLRDLDDLLSPVLEVHTTTGKYFWVDWNQILDLEIHPPKRPFDLLWRQASLSIESGPDGEVYLPAIYLEPEEDGPTDANLQLGRGTDWVDSGQGIVRGRGQKMLLVGDQDMPMLELQSIRRGE; via the coding sequence ATGACAAACACTCCGATGGAGCTGTACGAAGCGGGACGGCTGAGCGAGGCGGTGGACGCGTCACTGGCGATGGTGAAAGCCAAGCCGGCCGACGTGGGACTGCGGTTTCAACTCGCCGAACTGTCCTGTATCGCCGGGAACCTCGATCGCGCCGACAAGCAACTTGACACCGTGTCGAACCAGGACGCCCAGGCGGCCATCGGCGCGGCGTTGCTGAGACAACTGGTGCGTGCCGAACTGGCCCGTCGCGAGTGCTTTTTCAAAGGCCGCGTGCCGGAGTTCCTGGGGGAACCGTCGGAAAAGCTCAAAGCCCACCTGCAAGCGTTGACCTTGTATCGATCCGGCGACGTCCCCGGTGCCGCGGCGGCCATCGAACCGCTGGTCGAAACGGCTAATTTGAACCAACCGGTCCAGGTCAATGACAAGCAGGTCGATGACCTTCGCGATTTAGATGACCTGTTGTCCCCGGTCCTGGAGGTCCACACGACGACCGGCAAATATTTTTGGGTCGATTGGAACCAGATCCTGGATTTGGAAATCCATCCGCCCAAACGCCCCTTCGATCTGCTCTGGCGACAAGCGTCGTTGTCGATCGAATCGGGACCCGACGGCGAAGTGTACCTGCCGGCCATTTATCTGGAACCGGAAGAAGACGGCCCGACCGACGCCAATCTGCAACTCGGTCGCGGCACCGATTGGGTGGATTCGGGCCAGGGGATCGTTCGTGGACGCGGCCAAAAAATGCTGCTGGTCGGCGACCAGGACATGCCGATGTTGGAACTGCAATCGATCCGGCGTGGTGAGTAA
- the tssC gene encoding type VI secretion system contractile sheath large subunit, whose amino-acid sequence MSPAQFRSDGSPLTEVLAESLLEQVLSAGVAESDQTTARAPSRPNHSAPAPLHQFLAATGVEQALECWFGKHWSRDARLRDKQSLLARLAADIAEIDRLLNDQINAILHHPKFQRLESSWRGLAFLVRRADIESDPMIKVRVLSARWKELEKDFERNVEFDQSALFKKVYEEELGMPGGEPFGVLIGDYDIHPRVSAEHPTDDLSILRALSGVAASSFCPVLLAASPELLDLESFTELQVTRDHESRLSRPDYLKWNALRDDEDARFIGMVLPRILMRGPYEDDGSRVDRFVFREDVFSPGGRHYLWGNPGYAYASVLMRSFATSGWLADIRGLRQDFEGGGLVSDLPALSFPSDAPGVIPRPMTEIAVTDSLERQLSDLGLLPICDCKDTPMAVFASGQSLQRPKKYDTADANTNAKISAMLPYMLTVSRFAHYIKVIGRTKMGSFTTAEELQRLLHDWIIEYVTADREASADVKSRKPLREASITVQPDPGKPGSFYCIMRLAPHYELDEMVGSVRLQTRIGRS is encoded by the coding sequence ATGTCGCCTGCCCAGTTCCGCTCCGATGGATCGCCCCTCACCGAAGTGCTCGCGGAGTCGCTGCTGGAGCAAGTCTTGTCAGCCGGTGTGGCGGAGTCGGACCAGACAACGGCTCGGGCGCCGTCCCGGCCCAATCATTCAGCGCCAGCCCCGCTGCACCAGTTTCTAGCCGCGACGGGTGTCGAGCAGGCGCTCGAGTGCTGGTTCGGCAAGCATTGGAGCCGGGATGCACGATTACGGGACAAGCAATCGCTGCTCGCCCGATTGGCAGCCGACATCGCCGAGATCGATCGGTTGCTCAACGACCAGATCAACGCGATCTTGCATCACCCCAAGTTCCAGCGACTGGAATCCTCCTGGCGCGGGCTGGCATTCTTGGTTCGGCGGGCGGACATCGAAAGCGATCCGATGATCAAGGTGCGGGTGCTGTCGGCTCGCTGGAAAGAACTGGAAAAAGACTTTGAACGCAACGTCGAATTCGACCAGAGTGCGTTGTTCAAGAAGGTCTACGAAGAAGAATTGGGCATGCCGGGAGGGGAACCCTTCGGAGTCCTGATCGGGGACTACGACATCCATCCACGCGTTTCGGCAGAACATCCGACCGATGATTTGTCGATCCTGCGAGCACTCTCGGGCGTCGCAGCCAGTTCGTTTTGTCCCGTGCTGCTGGCGGCCAGTCCGGAACTGTTGGATCTGGAAAGTTTTACCGAGCTGCAGGTCACGCGCGATCATGAGTCACGCCTGTCGCGGCCGGACTACCTGAAATGGAATGCGCTCCGCGACGACGAGGACGCTCGCTTCATCGGGATGGTGTTGCCCCGGATTCTGATGCGGGGGCCCTACGAGGACGACGGCAGCCGCGTGGATCGATTCGTGTTCCGCGAAGACGTCTTCAGCCCCGGAGGAAGGCATTACTTGTGGGGAAATCCGGGTTATGCCTATGCATCGGTCTTGATGCGTTCGTTCGCGACCAGCGGTTGGTTGGCGGACATCCGCGGGCTGCGTCAAGATTTCGAAGGCGGCGGATTGGTGTCGGATTTACCGGCGCTCAGCTTCCCCTCCGACGCCCCCGGCGTGATCCCGCGACCGATGACCGAAATCGCCGTCACCGATTCGCTGGAACGGCAACTCAGCGATCTGGGCTTGCTGCCGATTTGCGACTGCAAAGACACACCGATGGCGGTGTTTGCCAGCGGACAATCGCTGCAACGCCCTAAAAAGTACGACACCGCGGACGCAAACACCAATGCGAAAATCAGCGCCATGCTGCCGTACATGTTGACGGTCTCCCGCTTCGCCCACTACATCAAGGTGATCGGCCGGACGAAAATGGGATCGTTCACCACCGCGGAAGAACTGCAACGCCTGCTACACGATTGGATCATCGAATATGTCACCGCCGATCGCGAAGCAAGCGCCGATGTCAAAAGTCGCAAACCGCTTCGCGAAGCCAGCATCACGGTCCAGCCCGACCCCGGTAAACCGGGCTCGTTTTACTGTATCATGCGTTTGGCGCCACATTACGAACTCGATGAAATGGTCGGCAGTGTGCGGCTGCAAACGCGAATCGGACGTTCGTAG